A single genomic interval of Daucus carota subsp. sativus chromosome 1, DH1 v3.0, whole genome shotgun sequence harbors:
- the LOC108208395 gene encoding histone H3.2 has translation MARTKQTARKSTGGKAPRKQLATKAARKSAPATGGVKKPHRFRPGTVALREIRKYQKSTELLIRKLPFQRLVREIAQDFKTDLRFQSSAVAALQEAAEAYLVGLFEDTNLCAIHAKRVTIMPKDIQLARRIRGERA, from the coding sequence ATGGCGCGTACCAAGCAGACCGCTCGCAAGTCCACCGGAGGAAAGGCACCCAGGAAGCAGCTCGCCACCAAAGCTGCTCGCAAATCAGCTCCGGCCACCGGAGGAGTGAAGAAGCCGCACAGATTCAGGCCAGGAACCGTCGCTCTCCGAGAAATCCGCAAGTACCAGAAATCCACAGAGCTCCTCATCAGGAAGCTCCCATTCCAGCGCCTGGTCCGTGAAATCGCCCAGGATTTCAAGACCGATCTGCGTTTCCAGAGCTCTGCTGTGGCGGCTCTTCAGGAGGCAGCTGAGGCTTATCTGGTCGGTCTGTTCGAGGACACTAATTTGTGCGCTATTCACGCCAAGAGAGTAACCATCATGCCCAAGGACATCCAGTTGGCAAGACGCATTCGTGGAGAACGTGCTTAA
- the LOC108205276 gene encoding magnesium-chelatase subunit ChlI, chloroplastic: MAGVIGTCSPAFLASPRPLSSQSSKTCIHSLSLTPGRKLYRGIGVPIKKERSRFHVAITNVATEISPAQSQAQKLAKESQRPVYPFAAIVGQDEMKLCLLLNVIDPKIGGVMIMGDRGTGKSTTVRSLVDLLPEIKVVVGDPFNSDPEDPESMGAEVRDKIIQGEELPLTTTKINMVDLPLGATEDRVCGTIDIEKALTEGVKAFEPGLLAKANRGILYVDEVNLLDDHLVDVLLDSAASGWNTVEREGISISHPARFILIGSGNPEEGELRPQLLDRFGMHAQVGTVRDAELRVKIVEERARFDKNPKEFRVSYLEEQDKLTEQITSARASLSSVQIDRELRVKISKVCAELNVDGLRGDIVTNRAAKALAALKGRDQVQPEDIATVIPNCLRHRLRKDPLESIDSGVLVIEKFYEVFT, from the exons ATGGCTGGAGTAATTGGCACTTGTTCACCAGCATTCTTGGCTTCTCCAAGACCCCTTTCTTCTCAATCTTCTAAAACTTGTATCCATTCCCTTTCTCTTACTCCAG GGAGGAAGCTCTATAGAGGAATTGGTGTGCCAATTAAGAAAGAAAGGTCGCGGTTTCATGTTGCTATTACCAATGTGGCCACTGAAATCAGCCCTGCCCAAAGTCAG GCACAAAAGCTTGCTAAGGAAAGCCAGAGACCGGTGTATCCTTTTGCAGCTATAGTGGGTCAAGATGAAATGAAGCTGTGCCTTCTACTTAATGTTATAGATCCCAAGATTGGAGGTGTCATGATTATGGGAGATAGAGGGACAGGGAAATCAACGACTGTTAGGTCATTGGTAGATTTGCTTCCCGAGATCAAGGTAGTTGTTGGTGACCCGTTTAACTCAGATCCAGAAGATCCAGAGTCTATGGGAGCGGAAGTACGTGATAAAATAATTCAAGGTGAGGAACTTCCTCTTACGACAACCAAAATCAACATGGTTGACTTGCCATTGGGTGCAACAGAAGATAGAGTATGTGGCACCATTGATATTGAAAAAGCCCTTACTGAGGGTGTGAAGGCATTTGAGCCCGGCCTTCTTGCTAAAGCTAACAGAGGAATTCTCTACGTAGATGAGGTTAATCTTCTAGATGACCACTTGGTGGATGTTCTTTTGGATTCTGCTGCCTCAGGATGGAACACCGTTGAGAGAGAGGGGATTTCAATATCACATCCTGCCCGCTTTATTCTTATTGGGTCTGGAAATCCTGAAGAGGGAGAACTTAGGCCGCAACTTCTTGACAGATTTGGAATGCACGCTCAAGTGGGGACTGTAAGGGATGCTGAGCTTAGAGTGAAAATTGTCGAGGAGAGAGCTCGTTTTGATAAAAATCCAAAGGAATTCAGAGTATCATATTTGGAAGAGCAAGATAAGCTCACAGAGCAGATTACATCAGCCAGGGCTTCTCTTTCTTCTGTTCAGATTGATCGTGAACTTCGAGTCAAAATTTCGAAGGTCTGTGCTGAGCTTAATGTGGATGGATTGAGAGGTGATATAGTGACAAACAGGGCAGCAAAGGCTTTAGCTGCTCTTAAAGGAAGAGACCAAGTACAACCAGAGGATATTGCTACTGTCATTCCTAACTGCTTGAGACACCGGCTTCGAAAGGATCCCTTAGAGTCCATCGATTCGGGTGTACTTGTCATTGAAAAATTCTACGAGGTTTTCACTTGA
- the LOC108215369 gene encoding nudix hydrolase 15, mitochondrial, which translates to MDSNNTTTSKRLKDLAQQLILYKSPLQQAPNTNPSHQLSDLNGAVQENDLNKKDEADQVTAPPKRFKPNRAAVLVCIFEDEEHDDLRVILTKRSSNLSKHSGEIALPGGKTEQGDADDVQTALREAHEEIGLDPELVHVVAVLDPSTTRYGVTVVPVIGILYDKRKFNPVANDAEVEAIFYAPLEMFLKDENRSETQTEYIGEKYLLHFFDFETDNTKYQIWGLTAGILITVATVVYQRPPAFTELRPRFWSGNHQCKF; encoded by the exons ATGGATTCAAACAACACTACAACCTCAAAAAGACTTAAAGATTTGGCACAACAACTCATTCTCTATAAATCTCCATTACAACAAGCACCCAATACAAATCCATCCCATCAATTGTCTGATCTAAATGGGGCTGTCCAAGAAAATGATTTGAATAAAAAAGATGAGGCAGACCAAGTTACTGCTCCACCAAAAAGATTCAAACCCAACAGGGCTGCAGTGCTAGTATGtatatttgaagatgaagaacacGATGATCTTCGCGTAATTCTCACGAAAAGATCCTCGAATCTTTCCAAACACTCTG GGGAAATTGCATTGCCTGGAGGGAAAACAGAACAGGGTGATGCAGATGATGTGCAGACAGCTTTGAGGGAGGCTCATGAGGAGATTGGATTGGACCCGGAACTCGTTCATGTTGTTGCTGTTCTTGACCCCTCTACAACCAGG TATGGTGTGACAGTAGTTCCTGTGATTGGCATACTCTATGACAAGAGAAAATTCAACCCTGTTGCAAATGATGCTGAAGTGGAAGCAATATTCTATGCTCCATTGGAAATGTTTCTCAAG GATGAGAACCGAAGTGAGACCCAGACTGAGTACATTGGAGAGAAGTATCTGCTTCATTTCTTTGATTTCGAAACAGATAATACAAAGTATCAGATATGGGGTTTAACAGCAGGGATCCTGAtaacagttgcaacagttgtgTACCAGCGGCCACCAGCATTTACAGAGCTGAGACCTAGATTCTGGAGTGGAAATCACCAATGCAAGTTCTAG
- the LOC108213002 gene encoding protein IQ-DOMAIN 9-like has protein sequence MGSGGWLKKMIGSKKEKNGNAKSLEVYSQKDSSNTVNNIADEEPVTVAKSIEDIAATRIQCSFRAYKARKILRFLKGTLKLRTLTLDSSVSKQASATLRHLHTWSRIQSEIRARRISMATEARIRQKNLENQLKLDAKLHNLEVEWDCGTKTMEESVSNVYLREAAAVKRERTMAYAFSHQWRANKNPVLNNNELGNAIWGWSWTERWIAARPWESRALVQSSPKKSMSRQSSKTSKNLKSPTMKPMRSVKSISPNGKGTIKSRKLSYGEPGQQAAANKEQMAC, from the exons ATGGGCTCTGGAGGTTGGCTCAAGAAGATGATCGgctcaaagaaagaaaagaatggAAACGCGAAGTCCCTAGAG GTATATTCACAGAAAGATTCCTCCAATACTGTTAACAATATTGCTGATGAGGAACCTGTGACAGTTGCTAAGTCAATTGAGGATATAGCAGCAACGCGAATTCAATGTTCATTTCGAGCATACAAG GCAAGAAAAATTCTTCGCTTTTTGAAAGGGACCTTAAAATTGCGTACCTTAACTCTGGACAGTTCTGTGAGTAAGCAAGCTTCAGCTACTCTGAGACACCTTCACACATGGAGCAGGATACAATCTGAAATTAGAGCCCGTAGAATCAGTATGGCAACAGAAGCTCGAATTAGACAGAAGAATTTGGAAAATCAATTAAAGCTCGATGCAAAGCTGCATAACCTAGAG GTGGAATGGGATTGTGGCACTAAAACAATGGAGGAATCTGTGTCAAATGTTTATTTAAGAGAAGCAGCAGCAGTGAAGCGTGAAAGAACTATGGCTTATGCCTTCTCTCATCAG TGGAGGGCCAATAAGAATCCTGTTTTGAATAATAATGAACTTGGCAATGCTATCTGGGGCTGGAGCTGGACAGAACGCTGGATTGCAGCTCGGCCATGGGAAAGCAGAGCCCTTGTTCAATCAAGCCCGAAGAAATCAATGAGTAGGCAATCAAGCAAGACTAGTAAAAACCTGAAATCACCGACAATGAAACCAATGCGTTCAGTTAAGTCCATTTCACCTAATGGAAAAGGAACTATAAAATCTCGCAAGTTGTCTTATGGAGAACCTGGGCAACAGGCAGCGGCTAATAAAGAACAGATGGCATGTTAG
- the LOC108209685 gene encoding uncharacterized protein LOC108209685 isoform X1 has translation MYRIVKRALRVVNSGVGSFSGSSSCSSTLTKRHLTCFAWPVDLQKCNDVRGDFMKWGSLGSCRRSSFASGYEPLKQKPLGSIIDIRRAELQSPEDLADIWDDFHLGRGHIGVSMKASLYHLLQQRAADCRFFVMPLPKGSGYTTMFAQVQMPHMIFTGLEDYKAKGTEATPYFTVSYYTEFAETKDLVLIRGDIVFASKLTDSEAKWLVETTQSFYLNDNRYKLIERFNKHTRDFEFKDVLQALDITSL, from the exons ATGTATCGAATTGTGAAAAGAGCCTTGAGGGTTGTAAATTCTGGAGTAGGGAGTTTCTCTGGCAGTTCTTCATGTTCTTCGACTCTTACTAAGAGACATCTCACTTGCTTTGCTTGGCCTGTGGATCTTCAGAAGTGCAATGATGTTCGAGGTGATTTCATGAAGTGGGGTTCACTTGGTTCGTGCAGGAGATCGAGTTTTGCCTCTGGGTATGAACCACTGAAACAAAAACCTTTGGGATCAATCATTGACATTAGGAGGGCAGAGCTTCAGTCACCAGAGGATCTTGCAGACATTTGGGATGAT TTTCACTTGGGAAGAGGTCACATTGGTGTATCAATGAAAGCAAGCCTTTATCATCTGTTGCAGCAAAGAGCCGCAGACTG CCGATTTTTTGTCATGCCGCTGCCGAAGGGAAGTGGCTATACAACAATGTTTGCTCAAG TGCAGATGCCACATATGATTTTTACTGGTCTTGAAGATTACAAGGCAAAGGGAACCGAAGCTACTCCTTACTTCACGGTTTCCTATTACACCGAATTTGCAGAAACCAAGGACTTGGTTCTTATTCGTGGTGATATTGTGTTTGCTAGCAAGCTTACCGACTCTGAGGCAAAGTGGCTTGTGGAGACGACACAGTCCTTTTACCTGAATGACAATAGATACAAATTGATCGAGAGGTTCAACAAACACACACGTGACTTTGAGTTTAAAGACGTTTTACAAGCATTGGATATCACATCCTTGTAG
- the LOC108209685 gene encoding uncharacterized protein LOC108209685 isoform X2, producing MYRIVKRALRVVNSGVGSFSGSSSCSSTLTKRHLTCFAWPVDLQKCNDVRGDFMKWGSLGSCRRSSFASGYEPLKQKPLGSIIDIRRAELQSPEDLADIWDDFHLGRGHIGVSMKASLYHLLQQRAADCRFFVMPLPKGSGYTTMFAQDATYDFYWS from the exons ATGTATCGAATTGTGAAAAGAGCCTTGAGGGTTGTAAATTCTGGAGTAGGGAGTTTCTCTGGCAGTTCTTCATGTTCTTCGACTCTTACTAAGAGACATCTCACTTGCTTTGCTTGGCCTGTGGATCTTCAGAAGTGCAATGATGTTCGAGGTGATTTCATGAAGTGGGGTTCACTTGGTTCGTGCAGGAGATCGAGTTTTGCCTCTGGGTATGAACCACTGAAACAAAAACCTTTGGGATCAATCATTGACATTAGGAGGGCAGAGCTTCAGTCACCAGAGGATCTTGCAGACATTTGGGATGAT TTTCACTTGGGAAGAGGTCACATTGGTGTATCAATGAAAGCAAGCCTTTATCATCTGTTGCAGCAAAGAGCCGCAGACTG CCGATTTTTTGTCATGCCGCTGCCGAAGGGAAGTGGCTATACAACAATGTTTGCTCAAG ATGCCACATATGATTTTTACTGGTCTTGA
- the LOC108223946 gene encoding uncharacterized protein LOC108223946: MFHSNTHVNGFYNFLAQGLDNLDNSFASQNFMSVEFLQHVLSCLQSFHSQLCILVQQLHLPRGGKWLNEYMDETSRLWVVCRVVKSALSRMETFYTRGPNIATTLHDRHYLNYQLSRQVFQAIAECQSTASLLVQGNRVLMYVRIRQLSLRFYKSVSIDPKFNALHGFEGVLYAMRNVNSLLVMILLSGLLYFCPETSFSTEEGNAHGHGDSGSDFMVSASKLHKRLKSAIDERRGQGSDMLLYEFLRANNTLKEVEIKLRRNMDIYKDIRVDDINDMAKNLKSCFEVLQRGAENFIVQIDDFFDEIIEGRKKLLDMCSQ; the protein is encoded by the exons ATGTTTCATTCTAATACCCATGTCAATGGTTTCTACAACTTCCTCGCTCAAGGCCTCGACAATCTTGACAACTCTTTTGCCTCACAGAACTTCATGTCTGTTGAGTTTCTTCAACATGTTCTCTCTTGTCTCCAATCTTTTCATTCCCAACTATGCATCTTAGTTCAACAACTTCACCTTCCGCGAGGCGGAAAATGGCTTAATGAGTACATGGACGAAACCTCCAGGCTTTGGGTTGTTTGTCGTGTTGTTAAATCAGCTCTCTCTCGCATGGAAACTTTTTACACAAGGGGTCCAAATATTGCCACCACTCTTCATGATCGGcattatttaaattatcaacTTTCACGCCag GTTTTTCAAGCAATTGCGGAATGTCAAAGCACCGCTAGCCTTCTCGTGCAGGGTAATAGGGTGCTAATGTATGTCAGAATCCGACAATTATCATTGAGATTTTATAAAAGTGTATCGATAGACCCAAAGTTCAATGCTTTGCATGGTTTCGAGGGAGTTCTGTATGCGATGAGAAATGTTAACTCATTGCTTGTTATGATATTACTGAGTGGACTATTATATTTTTGCCCTGAAACTAGTTTTTCTACTGAAGAAGGGAATGCTCATGGCCACGGGGATTCTGGTTCAGATTTTATGGTTTCTGCATCAAAACTGCACAAAAGATTGAAATCTGCAATTGATGAACGTCGAGGTCAAGGATCTGACATGCTTCTTTATGAATTCTTGAGGGCGAATAACACCTTAAAAGAGGTGGAAATTAAGTTGAGGAGAAATATGGATATCTACAAAGACATTAGAGTTGATGATATCAATGACATGGCCAAGAACTTGAAAAGTTGCTTTGAGGTTTTGCAACGCGGAGCTGAGAACTTTATTGTGCAGATTGATGATTTCTTTGATGAGATAATTGAAGGGAGGAAAAAGCTTCTAGACATGTGTAGTCAATAG
- the LOC108212658 gene encoding uncharacterized protein LOC108212658 encodes MRAVVQRVASASVEVEGRTVSAIGPGLLVLVGLHDSDVDSDADFICRKVLNMRLFPNDTTGKSWDRNVMQLNYEVLLVSQFTLYGIMKGNKPDFHVAMSPDRARPFYNSVVERFGKAYRTDAVKDGIFGAMMKVNLVNDGPVTMHLDSSQSPKNGNNEAAGASQESS; translated from the exons ATGAGGGCCGTGGTTCAGCGAGTAGCCTCAGCTAGCGTGGAG GTAGAAGGCCGCACTGTATCAGCAATTGGGCCTGGCCTGCTCGTTCTCGTCGGCCTTCACGACTCCGACGTTGACTCCGATGCTGACTTTAT ATGTCGCAAAGTGTTAAACATGAGATTGTTCCCAAATGACACTACTGGAAAATCCTGGGATCGAAAT GTTATGCAATTGAATTATGAAGTTCTTTTAG TTAGTCAGTTTACATTGTATGGGATAATGAAGGGAAACAAGCCGGATTTTCACGTGGCAATGTCTCCTGATAGAGCGAGACCTTTTTATAATTCTGTGGTTGAAAGGTTTGGGAAAGCTTACAGAACTGATGCAGTTAAAG ATGGTATATTTGGAGCAATGATGAAG GTCAACCTGGTCAATGATGGCCCCGTAACAATGCATCTTGATTCATCTCAATCGCCCAA GAATggtaataatgaagcagcaggAGCATCACAAGAGTCAAGTTAG
- the LOC108214928 gene encoding GDSL esterase/lipase At5g45960 isoform X2 produces MGGPCVNFLRFVIQFQLILLALAQKQTLRTNSGNLAIFAFGDSFVDPGNNNYIRTISKANFPPYGIDFENQIPTGRFTNGRLVTDYAASYAGIKDYVPPYLDRNLSMEELLTGVSFASAGSGYDPLTPTLTGGVISMPKQIDHFREYKSRIETQIGKERTEALIKNAVYVISAGSNDFLFNYFWVSGIRRLSYSLPRYYHLLMQQLQHFLQDLLDLGAGNIVMMGLPPLGCFPLVITLKSNPINGFLERQCVTRISDAAQGFNQIAKQKCFDKADTSCCGTGILEVSIFCNRRSRLCPNVSDHVFFDSLHPTERTYSLLFEALAPTIDLILQGKQ; encoded by the exons ATGGGAGGTCCTTGCGTAAACTTTCTCCGTTTCGTGATTCAGTTTCAGCTCATTTTGCTGGCATTGGCTCAAAAACAAACCTTAAGGACTAATTCAGGTAATTTAGCCATTTTTGCATTTGGAGATTCTTTTGTTGATCCAGGAAACAATAACTACATCCGAACTATATCAAAGGCCAACTTCCCGCCATATGGCATCGATTTCGAAAATCAAATTCCTACTGGAAGATTTACCAATGGCCGCCTTGTCACTGATTACGCTg CATCGTATGCTGGTATCAAAGACTACGTGCCACCATATTTGGACCGAAACCTCAGTATGGAAGAGCTGCTCACTGGTGTTAGTTTCGCGTCTGCTGGCTCTGGATACGACCCTCTTACCCCGACATTAACT GGTGGTGTAATCTCAATGCCAAAACAAATTGACCACTTTAGAGAGTACAAATCAAGAATTGAAACCCAAATCGGGAAAGAAAGAACTGAAGCCCTGATAAAAAATGCTGTCTATGTTATTAGCGCAGGTTCAAAcgattttttattcaattatttttgGGTCTCGGGAATTCGAAGATTAAGCTACTCTCTTCCTAGATATTACCACTTACTAATGCAACAGCTTCAACATTTTCTGCAG GATTTGCTGGACCTCGGAGCTGGTAATATAGTGATGATGGGACTACCTCCGCTTGGGTGCTTTCCCCTGGTTATAACCTTGAAATCAAATCCTATCAACGGGTTTCTTGAACGCCAATGCGTTACCAGAATATCTGATGCTGCACAAGGTTTTAATCAGATTGCTAAACAAAAAT GTTTTGATAAGGCTGACACTAGTTGTTGTGGAACTGGAATTCTGGAAGTATCGATTTTCTGCAATCGAAGATCGAGACTGTGCCCTAATGTTTCTGATCATGTGTTCTTTGATTCTCTGCATCCAACTGAAAGAACATATTCTCTTTTGTTTGAAGCTCTCGCCCCCACAATAGATCTCATCCTCCAGGGGAAACAGTAG
- the LOC108214928 gene encoding GDSL esterase/lipase At5g45960 isoform X3, with translation MGGPCVNFLRFVIQFQLILLALAQKQTLRTNSGNLAIFAFGDSFVDPGNNNYIRTISKANFPPYGIDFENQIPTGRFTNGRLVTDYAASYAGIKDYVPPYLDRNLSMEELLTGVSFASAGSGYDPLTPTLTDLLDLGAGNIVMMGLPPLGCFPLVITLKSNPINGFLERQCVTRISDAAQGFNQIAKQKCKEMERVDSQIYYVSLYESYMDIFQDPKKFGFDKADTSCCGTGILEVSIFCNRRSRLCPNVSDHVFFDSLHPTERTYSLLFEALAPTIDLILQGKQ, from the exons ATGGGAGGTCCTTGCGTAAACTTTCTCCGTTTCGTGATTCAGTTTCAGCTCATTTTGCTGGCATTGGCTCAAAAACAAACCTTAAGGACTAATTCAGGTAATTTAGCCATTTTTGCATTTGGAGATTCTTTTGTTGATCCAGGAAACAATAACTACATCCGAACTATATCAAAGGCCAACTTCCCGCCATATGGCATCGATTTCGAAAATCAAATTCCTACTGGAAGATTTACCAATGGCCGCCTTGTCACTGATTACGCTg CATCGTATGCTGGTATCAAAGACTACGTGCCACCATATTTGGACCGAAACCTCAGTATGGAAGAGCTGCTCACTGGTGTTAGTTTCGCGTCTGCTGGCTCTGGATACGACCCTCTTACCCCGACATTAACT GATTTGCTGGACCTCGGAGCTGGTAATATAGTGATGATGGGACTACCTCCGCTTGGGTGCTTTCCCCTGGTTATAACCTTGAAATCAAATCCTATCAACGGGTTTCTTGAACGCCAATGCGTTACCAGAATATCTGATGCTGCACAAGGTTTTAATCAGATTGCTAAACAAAAATGTAAGGAAATGGAAAGAGTCGACTCTCAGATTTATTACGTCAGCCTATATGAATCGTATATGGATATTTTCCAAGATCCTAAAAAATTTG GTTTTGATAAGGCTGACACTAGTTGTTGTGGAACTGGAATTCTGGAAGTATCGATTTTCTGCAATCGAAGATCGAGACTGTGCCCTAATGTTTCTGATCATGTGTTCTTTGATTCTCTGCATCCAACTGAAAGAACATATTCTCTTTTGTTTGAAGCTCTCGCCCCCACAATAGATCTCATCCTCCAGGGGAAACAGTAG
- the LOC108214928 gene encoding GDSL esterase/lipase At5g45960 isoform X1, with translation MGGPCVNFLRFVIQFQLILLALAQKQTLRTNSGNLAIFAFGDSFVDPGNNNYIRTISKANFPPYGIDFENQIPTGRFTNGRLVTDYAASYAGIKDYVPPYLDRNLSMEELLTGVSFASAGSGYDPLTPTLTGGVISMPKQIDHFREYKSRIETQIGKERTEALIKNAVYVISAGSNDFLFNYFWVSGIRRLSYSLPRYYHLLMQQLQHFLQDLLDLGAGNIVMMGLPPLGCFPLVITLKSNPINGFLERQCVTRISDAAQGFNQIAKQKCKEMERVDSQIYYVSLYESYMDIFQDPKKFGFDKADTSCCGTGILEVSIFCNRRSRLCPNVSDHVFFDSLHPTERTYSLLFEALAPTIDLILQGKQ, from the exons ATGGGAGGTCCTTGCGTAAACTTTCTCCGTTTCGTGATTCAGTTTCAGCTCATTTTGCTGGCATTGGCTCAAAAACAAACCTTAAGGACTAATTCAGGTAATTTAGCCATTTTTGCATTTGGAGATTCTTTTGTTGATCCAGGAAACAATAACTACATCCGAACTATATCAAAGGCCAACTTCCCGCCATATGGCATCGATTTCGAAAATCAAATTCCTACTGGAAGATTTACCAATGGCCGCCTTGTCACTGATTACGCTg CATCGTATGCTGGTATCAAAGACTACGTGCCACCATATTTGGACCGAAACCTCAGTATGGAAGAGCTGCTCACTGGTGTTAGTTTCGCGTCTGCTGGCTCTGGATACGACCCTCTTACCCCGACATTAACT GGTGGTGTAATCTCAATGCCAAAACAAATTGACCACTTTAGAGAGTACAAATCAAGAATTGAAACCCAAATCGGGAAAGAAAGAACTGAAGCCCTGATAAAAAATGCTGTCTATGTTATTAGCGCAGGTTCAAAcgattttttattcaattatttttgGGTCTCGGGAATTCGAAGATTAAGCTACTCTCTTCCTAGATATTACCACTTACTAATGCAACAGCTTCAACATTTTCTGCAG GATTTGCTGGACCTCGGAGCTGGTAATATAGTGATGATGGGACTACCTCCGCTTGGGTGCTTTCCCCTGGTTATAACCTTGAAATCAAATCCTATCAACGGGTTTCTTGAACGCCAATGCGTTACCAGAATATCTGATGCTGCACAAGGTTTTAATCAGATTGCTAAACAAAAATGTAAGGAAATGGAAAGAGTCGACTCTCAGATTTATTACGTCAGCCTATATGAATCGTATATGGATATTTTCCAAGATCCTAAAAAATTTG GTTTTGATAAGGCTGACACTAGTTGTTGTGGAACTGGAATTCTGGAAGTATCGATTTTCTGCAATCGAAGATCGAGACTGTGCCCTAATGTTTCTGATCATGTGTTCTTTGATTCTCTGCATCCAACTGAAAGAACATATTCTCTTTTGTTTGAAGCTCTCGCCCCCACAATAGATCTCATCCTCCAGGGGAAACAGTAG